The following coding sequences are from one Panthera leo isolate Ple1 chromosome E1, P.leo_Ple1_pat1.1, whole genome shotgun sequence window:
- the FLOT2 gene encoding flotillin-2 isoform X2, with protein MFPARGQGEGLPAPVQFSTSQGSKVKIMTEKELLAVACEQFLGKNVQDIKNVVLQTLEGHLRSILGTLTVEQIYQDRDQFAKLVREVAAPDVGRMGIEILSFTIKDVYDKVDYLSSLGKTQTAVVQRDADIGVAEAERDAGIREAECKKEMLDVKFMADTKIADSKRAFELQKSAFSEEVNIKTAEAQLAYELQGAREQQKIRQEEIEIEVVQRKKQIAVEAQEILRTDKELIATVRCPAEAEAHRIQQIAEGEKVKQVLLAQAEAEKIRKIGEAEAAVIEAMGKAEAERMKLKAEAYQQYGDAAKMALVLEALPQIAAKIAAPLTKVDEIVVLSGDNSKVTSEVNRLLAELPASVHALTGMDLSKIPLIKKATGAQA; from the exons ATGTTCCCAGCTCGGGGCCAGGGTGAGGGGCTTCCTGCTCCAGTCCAGTTCTCAACGTCACAGGGCAGCAAG GTGAAGATCATGACAGAGAAGGAGCTCCTGGCAGTGGCCTGCGAGCAGTTTCTGGGCAAGAACGTGCAGGACATCAAGAACGTCGTCCTGCAGACCCTGGAGGGACACCTGCGCTCCATCCTTG GGACCCTCACCGTGGAGCAGATTTATCAGGACCGGGACCAGTTTGCCAAGCTGGTGCGGGAGGTGGCGGCCCCTGATGTCGGCCGCATGGGCATCGAGATCCTCAGCTTCACCATCAAG gacGTGTATGACAAAGTGGACTATCTAAGCTCCTTGGGCAAGACACAGACTGCCGTGGTACAGAGAGATGCCGACATTGGGGTGGCCGAGGCCGAGCGAGACGCAGGCATCCGG GAAGCCGAGTGCAAGAAGGAGATGCTGGATGTGAAGTTCATGGCAGACACCAAGATCGCCGACTCCAAGCGAGCCTTCGAGCTACAAAAGTCAGCTTTCAGTGAGGAGGTCAACATCAAG ACAGCCGAGGCCCAGCTGGCCTATGAGCTGCAAGGAGCCCGTGAGCAGCAGAAGATCCGGCAGGAAGAGATTGAGATTGAGGTTGTACAGCGCAAGAAGCAGATCGCAGTGGAGGCACAGGAGATCCTGCGCACAGATAAGGAGCTCATTGCCACAGTGCGCTGTCCTGCCGAAGCTGAGGCCCACCGCATACAGCAGATCGCCGAGGGTGAAAA GGTGAAGCAGGTCCTCTTAGCACAGGCGGAGGCTGAGAAGATCCGCAAAATCGGGGAGGCGGAGGCAGCAGTCATCGAGGCGATGGGCAAGGCAGAAGCTGAGCGGATGAAGCTCAAGGCTGAGGCCTACCAGCAATATGGGGATGCAGCCAAGATGGCCTTGGTGCTGGAGGCCCTGCCCCAG ATTGCTGCCAAAATCGCCGCCCCGCTGACCAAAGTCGATGAGATTGTGGTCCTCAGTGGGGACAACAGCAAAGTGACATCGGAGGTAAACCGACTGCTGGCCGAGCTGCCGGCCTCTGTGCACGCCCTCACAGGCATGGACCTCTCTAAG ATACCCCTGATCAAGAAGGCCACTGGCGCACAGGCGTGA
- the FLOT2 gene encoding flotillin-2 isoform X1 — MGNCHTVGPNEALVVSGGCCGSDYKQYVFGGWAWAWWCISDTQRISLEIMTLQPRCEDVETAEGVALTVTGVAQVKIMTEKELLAVACEQFLGKNVQDIKNVVLQTLEGHLRSILGTLTVEQIYQDRDQFAKLVREVAAPDVGRMGIEILSFTIKDVYDKVDYLSSLGKTQTAVVQRDADIGVAEAERDAGIREAECKKEMLDVKFMADTKIADSKRAFELQKSAFSEEVNIKTAEAQLAYELQGAREQQKIRQEEIEIEVVQRKKQIAVEAQEILRTDKELIATVRCPAEAEAHRIQQIAEGEKVKQVLLAQAEAEKIRKIGEAEAAVIEAMGKAEAERMKLKAEAYQQYGDAAKMALVLEALPQIAAKIAAPLTKVDEIVVLSGDNSKVTSEVNRLLAELPASVHALTGMDLSKIPLIKKATGAQA; from the exons GGGGCTGTTGTGGTTCCGACTATAAACAGTACGTGTTTGGcggctgggcctgggcctggtgGTGTATCTCCGACACTCAGAG GATTTCCCTAGAGATTATGACGTTGCAGCCCCGCTGCGAGGACGTAGAGACGGCCGAGGGGGTAGCTTTAACTGTGACGGGTGTCGCCCAG GTGAAGATCATGACAGAGAAGGAGCTCCTGGCAGTGGCCTGCGAGCAGTTTCTGGGCAAGAACGTGCAGGACATCAAGAACGTCGTCCTGCAGACCCTGGAGGGACACCTGCGCTCCATCCTTG GGACCCTCACCGTGGAGCAGATTTATCAGGACCGGGACCAGTTTGCCAAGCTGGTGCGGGAGGTGGCGGCCCCTGATGTCGGCCGCATGGGCATCGAGATCCTCAGCTTCACCATCAAG gacGTGTATGACAAAGTGGACTATCTAAGCTCCTTGGGCAAGACACAGACTGCCGTGGTACAGAGAGATGCCGACATTGGGGTGGCCGAGGCCGAGCGAGACGCAGGCATCCGG GAAGCCGAGTGCAAGAAGGAGATGCTGGATGTGAAGTTCATGGCAGACACCAAGATCGCCGACTCCAAGCGAGCCTTCGAGCTACAAAAGTCAGCTTTCAGTGAGGAGGTCAACATCAAG ACAGCCGAGGCCCAGCTGGCCTATGAGCTGCAAGGAGCCCGTGAGCAGCAGAAGATCCGGCAGGAAGAGATTGAGATTGAGGTTGTACAGCGCAAGAAGCAGATCGCAGTGGAGGCACAGGAGATCCTGCGCACAGATAAGGAGCTCATTGCCACAGTGCGCTGTCCTGCCGAAGCTGAGGCCCACCGCATACAGCAGATCGCCGAGGGTGAAAA GGTGAAGCAGGTCCTCTTAGCACAGGCGGAGGCTGAGAAGATCCGCAAAATCGGGGAGGCGGAGGCAGCAGTCATCGAGGCGATGGGCAAGGCAGAAGCTGAGCGGATGAAGCTCAAGGCTGAGGCCTACCAGCAATATGGGGATGCAGCCAAGATGGCCTTGGTGCTGGAGGCCCTGCCCCAG ATTGCTGCCAAAATCGCCGCCCCGCTGACCAAAGTCGATGAGATTGTGGTCCTCAGTGGGGACAACAGCAAAGTGACATCGGAGGTAAACCGACTGCTGGCCGAGCTGCCGGCCTCTGTGCACGCCCTCACAGGCATGGACCTCTCTAAG ATACCCCTGATCAAGAAGGCCACTGGCGCACAGGCGTGA
- the ERAL1 gene encoding GTPase Era, mitochondrial isoform X1 — protein MVAPGRRAAMFFRAVLGVRQLGPDAARGWVTGLSSLLDCQQRCVSCFAGAAFSGPRLASASRRYGQSSALDRFLGLSQPDSSLTSHPPAVSIHRDEQDLLLVHRPDMPENPRVLRVVLLGAPNAGKSTLSNQLLGRKVFPVSKKVHTTRCQALGIITEKEAQVILLDTPGLISPVKQKRHHLELSLLEDPWKSMESADMVVVLVDVSDKWTRNQLSPQVLQCLTQFSQVPSILVMNKVDCLKQKSILLELTAALTEGVVNGKKLKMREAVRSQAGAHRPGPAAKGPNTQSVGGPQKIGWPHFQEIFMLSALSQEDVKILKQYLLAQARPGPWEFHSGVLTSQTPEEICANTIREKLLEHLPQEIPYNVQQRTVVWEEGPSGELVIEQKLLVPKESHVKILIGPKGHLISQIAQEVGRDLMDIFLCDVRLRLSVKLLK, from the exons ATGGTTGCTCCCGGGCGGCGCGCTGCTATGTTCTTTCGGGCGGTGTTAGGGGTCCGGCAGTTGGGCCCAGACGCCGCGAGGGGGTGGGTGACCGGCCTCTCCTCGCTCTTGGACTGTCAGCAGAGGTGCGTGTCTTGTTTCGCGGGCGCCGCCTTCTCTGGTCCCCGTCTGGCCTCCGCCTCTCGCCGTTATGGCCAGAGCTCAGCCTTGGACCGCTTCCTCGGACTCTCTCAGCCAGACAGTTCGTTGACTTCTCATCCTCCCGCCGTGTCCATACACAGAG ATGAACAGGATCTCCTCTTGGTCCATCGTCCTGATATGCCCGAGAACCCCCGGGTCCTACGAGTGGTCCTCCTGGGTGCTCCGAATGCAGGGAAGTCAACACTCTCCAACCAGCTGCTGGGCCGAAAA GTGTTCCCTGTGTCCAAGAAGGTGCACACCACTCGTTGCCAAGCTCTGGGGATCATCACAGAAAAGGAAGCTCAGGTG ATTCTACTTGACACACCTGGTCTCATCAGCCCTGTTAAACAAAAAAG GCACCATCTGGAGCTTTCTTTGTTGGAAGATCCGTGGAAGAGCATGGAATCTGCTGATATGG TTGTGGTTCTTGTGGACGTCTCAGACAAGTGGACTCGGAACCAGCTCAGCCCCCAAGTGCTCCAGTGCCTGACCCAGTTCTCCCAAGTCCCTAGCATCCTTGTCATGAACAAG GTAGATTGCCTGAAGCAGAAGTCCATTCTCCTGGAGCTCACAGCAGCCCTCACTGAAGGTGTGGTCAATGGCAAGAAGCTCAAGATGAGGGAGGCTGTTCGCTCACAGGCCGGCGCTCATCGCCCGGGCCCCGCAGCTAAGGGCCCAAACACACAGTCTGTGGGAGGCCCTCAGAAGATTGGCTGGCCCCACTTCCAGGAAATCTTCATGTTGTCTGCCCTAAGCCAGGAAGATGTGAAAATACTAAAG CAGTACCTCCTGGCACAGGCCCGGCCAGGACCCTGGGAGTTCCACAGCGGAGTCCTCACCAGCCAGACACCTGAGGAGATCTGTGCCAACACCATCCGAGAGAAGCTACTAGAGCACCTGCCCCAGGAGATACCCTACAATGTGCAGCAG AGGACAGTGGTGTGGGAGGAAGGGCCAAGCGGGGAGCTGGTGATCGAACAGAAGCTTCTGGTGCCCAAAGAATCTCATGTG AAGATCCTCATTGGTCCAAAGGGGCACTTGATCTCCCAGATTGCACAGGAGGTGGGCCGCGACCTCATGGACATCTTCCTCTGCGATGTTCGGCTCCGCCTCTCTGTGAAGCTTCTCAAGTGA
- the ERAL1 gene encoding GTPase Era, mitochondrial isoform X2, producing the protein MVAPGRRAAMFFRAVLGVRQLGPDAARGWVTGLSSLLDCQQRCVSCFAGAAFSGPRLASASRRYGQSSALDRFLGLSQPDSSLTSHPPAVSIHRDEQDLLLVHRPDMPENPRVLRVVLLGAPNAGKSTLSNQLLGRKVFPVSKKVHTTRCQALGIITEKEAQVILLDTPGLISPVKQKRHHLELSLLEDPWKSMESADMVVVLVDVSDKWTRNQLSPQVLQCLTQFSQVPSILVMNKVDCLKQKSILLELTAALTEGVVNGKKLKMREAVRSQAGAHRPGPAAKGPNTQSVGGPQKIGWPHFQEIFMLSALSQEDVKILKQYLLAQARPGPWEFHSGVLTSQTPEEICANTIREKLLEHLPQEIPYNVQQRTVVWEEGPSGELVIEQKLLVPKESHVILIGPKGHLISQIAQEVGRDLMDIFLCDVRLRLSVKLLK; encoded by the exons ATGGTTGCTCCCGGGCGGCGCGCTGCTATGTTCTTTCGGGCGGTGTTAGGGGTCCGGCAGTTGGGCCCAGACGCCGCGAGGGGGTGGGTGACCGGCCTCTCCTCGCTCTTGGACTGTCAGCAGAGGTGCGTGTCTTGTTTCGCGGGCGCCGCCTTCTCTGGTCCCCGTCTGGCCTCCGCCTCTCGCCGTTATGGCCAGAGCTCAGCCTTGGACCGCTTCCTCGGACTCTCTCAGCCAGACAGTTCGTTGACTTCTCATCCTCCCGCCGTGTCCATACACAGAG ATGAACAGGATCTCCTCTTGGTCCATCGTCCTGATATGCCCGAGAACCCCCGGGTCCTACGAGTGGTCCTCCTGGGTGCTCCGAATGCAGGGAAGTCAACACTCTCCAACCAGCTGCTGGGCCGAAAA GTGTTCCCTGTGTCCAAGAAGGTGCACACCACTCGTTGCCAAGCTCTGGGGATCATCACAGAAAAGGAAGCTCAGGTG ATTCTACTTGACACACCTGGTCTCATCAGCCCTGTTAAACAAAAAAG GCACCATCTGGAGCTTTCTTTGTTGGAAGATCCGTGGAAGAGCATGGAATCTGCTGATATGG TTGTGGTTCTTGTGGACGTCTCAGACAAGTGGACTCGGAACCAGCTCAGCCCCCAAGTGCTCCAGTGCCTGACCCAGTTCTCCCAAGTCCCTAGCATCCTTGTCATGAACAAG GTAGATTGCCTGAAGCAGAAGTCCATTCTCCTGGAGCTCACAGCAGCCCTCACTGAAGGTGTGGTCAATGGCAAGAAGCTCAAGATGAGGGAGGCTGTTCGCTCACAGGCCGGCGCTCATCGCCCGGGCCCCGCAGCTAAGGGCCCAAACACACAGTCTGTGGGAGGCCCTCAGAAGATTGGCTGGCCCCACTTCCAGGAAATCTTCATGTTGTCTGCCCTAAGCCAGGAAGATGTGAAAATACTAAAG CAGTACCTCCTGGCACAGGCCCGGCCAGGACCCTGGGAGTTCCACAGCGGAGTCCTCACCAGCCAGACACCTGAGGAGATCTGTGCCAACACCATCCGAGAGAAGCTACTAGAGCACCTGCCCCAGGAGATACCCTACAATGTGCAGCAG AGGACAGTGGTGTGGGAGGAAGGGCCAAGCGGGGAGCTGGTGATCGAACAGAAGCTTCTGGTGCCCAAAGAATCTCATGTG ATCCTCATTGGTCCAAAGGGGCACTTGATCTCCCAGATTGCACAGGAGGTGGGCCGCGACCTCATGGACATCTTCCTCTGCGATGTTCGGCTCCGCCTCTCTGTGAAGCTTCTCAAGTGA
- the FLOT2 gene encoding flotillin-2 isoform X4 — MGNCHTVGPNEALVVSGGCCGSDYKQYVFGGWAWAWWCISDTQRLSLEVMTILCRCENIETSEGVPLFVTGVAQVKIMTEKELLAVACEQFLGKNVQDIKNVVLQTLEGHLRSILGTLTVEQIYQDRDQFAKLVREVAAPDVGRMGIEILSFTIKDVYDKVDYLSSLGKTQTAVVQRDADIGVAEAERDAGIREAECKKEMLDVKFMADTKIADSKRAFELQKSAFSEEVNIKTAEAQLAYELQGAREQQKIRQEEIEIEVVQRKKQIAVEAQEILRTDKELIATVRCPAEAEAHRIQQIAEGEKVKQVLLAQAEAEKIRKIGEAEAAVIEAMGKAEAERMKLKAEAYQQYGDAAKMALVLEALPQIAAKIAAPLTKVDEIVVLSGDNSKVTSEVNRLLAELPASVHALTGMDLSKIPLIKKATGAQA, encoded by the exons GGGGCTGTTGTGGTTCCGACTATAAACAGTACGTGTTTGGcggctgggcctgggcctggtgGTGTATCTCCGACACTCAGAG ACTGTCTCTGGAGGTTATGACCATCCTGTGTCGCTGTGAGAATATTGAGACGTCGGAGGGGGTCCCGCTATTCGTAACAGGGGTTGCACAG GTGAAGATCATGACAGAGAAGGAGCTCCTGGCAGTGGCCTGCGAGCAGTTTCTGGGCAAGAACGTGCAGGACATCAAGAACGTCGTCCTGCAGACCCTGGAGGGACACCTGCGCTCCATCCTTG GGACCCTCACCGTGGAGCAGATTTATCAGGACCGGGACCAGTTTGCCAAGCTGGTGCGGGAGGTGGCGGCCCCTGATGTCGGCCGCATGGGCATCGAGATCCTCAGCTTCACCATCAAG gacGTGTATGACAAAGTGGACTATCTAAGCTCCTTGGGCAAGACACAGACTGCCGTGGTACAGAGAGATGCCGACATTGGGGTGGCCGAGGCCGAGCGAGACGCAGGCATCCGG GAAGCCGAGTGCAAGAAGGAGATGCTGGATGTGAAGTTCATGGCAGACACCAAGATCGCCGACTCCAAGCGAGCCTTCGAGCTACAAAAGTCAGCTTTCAGTGAGGAGGTCAACATCAAG ACAGCCGAGGCCCAGCTGGCCTATGAGCTGCAAGGAGCCCGTGAGCAGCAGAAGATCCGGCAGGAAGAGATTGAGATTGAGGTTGTACAGCGCAAGAAGCAGATCGCAGTGGAGGCACAGGAGATCCTGCGCACAGATAAGGAGCTCATTGCCACAGTGCGCTGTCCTGCCGAAGCTGAGGCCCACCGCATACAGCAGATCGCCGAGGGTGAAAA GGTGAAGCAGGTCCTCTTAGCACAGGCGGAGGCTGAGAAGATCCGCAAAATCGGGGAGGCGGAGGCAGCAGTCATCGAGGCGATGGGCAAGGCAGAAGCTGAGCGGATGAAGCTCAAGGCTGAGGCCTACCAGCAATATGGGGATGCAGCCAAGATGGCCTTGGTGCTGGAGGCCCTGCCCCAG ATTGCTGCCAAAATCGCCGCCCCGCTGACCAAAGTCGATGAGATTGTGGTCCTCAGTGGGGACAACAGCAAAGTGACATCGGAGGTAAACCGACTGCTGGCCGAGCTGCCGGCCTCTGTGCACGCCCTCACAGGCATGGACCTCTCTAAG ATACCCCTGATCAAGAAGGCCACTGGCGCACAGGCGTGA
- the FLOT2 gene encoding flotillin-2 isoform X3, translating into MTEKELLAVACEQFLGKNVQDIKNVVLQTLEGHLRSILGTLTVEQIYQDRDQFAKLVREVAAPDVGRMGIEILSFTIKDVYDKVDYLSSLGKTQTAVVQRDADIGVAEAERDAGIREAECKKEMLDVKFMADTKIADSKRAFELQKSAFSEEVNIKTAEAQLAYELQGAREQQKIRQEEIEIEVVQRKKQIAVEAQEILRTDKELIATVRCPAEAEAHRIQQIAEGEKVKQVLLAQAEAEKIRKIGEAEAAVIEAMGKAEAERMKLKAEAYQQYGDAAKMALVLEALPQIAAKIAAPLTKVDEIVVLSGDNSKVTSEVNRLLAELPASVHALTGMDLSKIPLIKKATGAQA; encoded by the exons ATGACAGAGAAGGAGCTCCTGGCAGTGGCCTGCGAGCAGTTTCTGGGCAAGAACGTGCAGGACATCAAGAACGTCGTCCTGCAGACCCTGGAGGGACACCTGCGCTCCATCCTTG GGACCCTCACCGTGGAGCAGATTTATCAGGACCGGGACCAGTTTGCCAAGCTGGTGCGGGAGGTGGCGGCCCCTGATGTCGGCCGCATGGGCATCGAGATCCTCAGCTTCACCATCAAG gacGTGTATGACAAAGTGGACTATCTAAGCTCCTTGGGCAAGACACAGACTGCCGTGGTACAGAGAGATGCCGACATTGGGGTGGCCGAGGCCGAGCGAGACGCAGGCATCCGG GAAGCCGAGTGCAAGAAGGAGATGCTGGATGTGAAGTTCATGGCAGACACCAAGATCGCCGACTCCAAGCGAGCCTTCGAGCTACAAAAGTCAGCTTTCAGTGAGGAGGTCAACATCAAG ACAGCCGAGGCCCAGCTGGCCTATGAGCTGCAAGGAGCCCGTGAGCAGCAGAAGATCCGGCAGGAAGAGATTGAGATTGAGGTTGTACAGCGCAAGAAGCAGATCGCAGTGGAGGCACAGGAGATCCTGCGCACAGATAAGGAGCTCATTGCCACAGTGCGCTGTCCTGCCGAAGCTGAGGCCCACCGCATACAGCAGATCGCCGAGGGTGAAAA GGTGAAGCAGGTCCTCTTAGCACAGGCGGAGGCTGAGAAGATCCGCAAAATCGGGGAGGCGGAGGCAGCAGTCATCGAGGCGATGGGCAAGGCAGAAGCTGAGCGGATGAAGCTCAAGGCTGAGGCCTACCAGCAATATGGGGATGCAGCCAAGATGGCCTTGGTGCTGGAGGCCCTGCCCCAG ATTGCTGCCAAAATCGCCGCCCCGCTGACCAAAGTCGATGAGATTGTGGTCCTCAGTGGGGACAACAGCAAAGTGACATCGGAGGTAAACCGACTGCTGGCCGAGCTGCCGGCCTCTGTGCACGCCCTCACAGGCATGGACCTCTCTAAG ATACCCCTGATCAAGAAGGCCACTGGCGCACAGGCGTGA